A single region of the Thermocrinis jamiesonii genome encodes:
- a CDS encoding metal ABC transporter substrate-binding protein, whose amino-acid sequence MRFVLAFFILISLSFSKESLVATTYPIYYPLVYLAGEIYKVQVLITAKADVHHYELKPKDRKALKDAKAVFTLGLESWEKRLPVEKSKLYFLHQGIELITEGKHKDPHLWMSPRSYQKLVDNIFKALVDMDPNNRELYQKRYEEFSKKLKELDGEFGKVLSECKSRWLVSTHHSLSYLAKDYGLKAVGIKGIHAEEEPKPSEILNLIKLMKRESIKAIFVEEGYSDNVAKKLSQDTGASIYRINTSLYPTNPKDDYFSIMYRNLQSLAEGLDCRR is encoded by the coding sequence ATGAGGTTTGTTTTGGCTTTCTTTATTTTGATAAGCTTGAGTTTTTCCAAAGAATCTCTGGTAGCCACCACTTATCCAATTTACTATCCTTTGGTGTATTTAGCGGGAGAGATTTATAAAGTGCAGGTGCTGATAACTGCAAAAGCAGATGTTCATCATTACGAGCTTAAACCAAAGGATCGTAAGGCTTTGAAGGATGCAAAAGCGGTATTTACTCTTGGACTGGAAAGTTGGGAAAAAAGGCTACCAGTGGAAAAAAGCAAACTCTATTTTTTACACCAAGGTATTGAACTAATAACCGAAGGTAAGCACAAGGATCCCCACCTTTGGATGTCTCCAAGGTCCTATCAGAAACTGGTGGATAATATCTTCAAGGCACTGGTGGATATGGATCCCAACAACAGAGAACTTTATCAAAAAAGGTATGAAGAGTTTTCCAAGAAACTTAAAGAGCTGGATGGGGAATTTGGTAAAGTGCTGTCTGAATGCAAGAGCAGATGGCTTGTTTCCACGCACCATTCTTTAAGCTACCTTGCAAAGGATTACGGCCTTAAGGCGGTTGGTATCAAAGGAATCCACGCGGAAGAGGAACCCAAACCTTCCGAAATACTCAATCTCATCAAACTGATGAAAAGAGAATCTATAAAAGCGATTTTTGTGGAAGAGGGCTACAGCGACAATGTTGCCAAAAAACTTTCCCAAGACACGGGGGCAAGCATATACAGGATAAACACATCCCTGTATCCTACCAACCCAAAGGACGATTACTTTTCCATAATGTATAGAAACCTACAATCTTTGGCAGAGGGTTTAGATTGCAGGAGGTAA
- a CDS encoding EAL domain-containing protein has translation MSWDKIENLVKEWEFYSALPKVLKLLCVEVSASRCNFWRVENEFLVPVYNYEAGKDDYILEGLESLNLKYFPKYYKTLLKSSIIFAEDVNKDPSTSELSENYWKPFGVQSTVDLILRYNKKVVGVLCLEFKYKKSFSNEDRTRLKRIKNLLEKSYGKTLRLEKIGFKKLFELVLNSPNVSIVLTDKSGIIRFVNETFEKITGFSAFEAINRKVSILKSGRHSKEFYKELWDTILAGKVWNGTFINRKKNGKIYYERKTIIPIIKKGETLGFLSIGYEVTKEIKLQKIRFLFGEMVRIISTCEDEYELLQKTCEAIYKTEDYELVWIAKRLNSSVGVVYAYGVVEYLKDLEINLEDQGSSPDNPIKRAFLTGRISKINNLDEIPQASWKDKAISFGFKSAISIPIKVGDSVKYVINLYSSEKEIFTDDVLRILEELATNLGVALEKMVMKRDMFKKEFYDGLTGLPNRKLFLENMKYNIDLARSFQKKLLLLVVDIFNFSLINANYGVNLGDRILLAFVEKLKSLCPEAHLIARTGSDEFAIAIFLDKDVKDILHRIEALREVDVKVDDLKVKLFTNIGVAVYPKDAEDGRSLFDKAIVALKKCKEQGRGCYCMYDVSLETEFRTRLSFEDEISLALERGEFLLYYQPIADIKSLKLSGVEALIRWFSPKRGFVSPATFIPIAESMNLMRDIDKFVLKSVQNFLHRLKNSGYSIPSISINLTPSNFDLLEEFFEDKFFIRCINIEITEREVFEVLKYEKVLSDFLKLGGSLSIDDFGTGYSSLSYLSELPVRCVKIDISFVKKMLEDEKAKKIVEAIIEISKTFGIESVAEGVETEEQYNLLKKLGCNKLQGYFYSPPLKEEELVEKFLKPKA, from the coding sequence ATGAGCTGGGATAAAATTGAGAATCTGGTAAAGGAATGGGAGTTTTACTCTGCGCTTCCTAAGGTTTTAAAACTGCTATGTGTTGAAGTGTCAGCCAGCAGATGTAACTTCTGGCGTGTGGAGAATGAATTTTTAGTTCCAGTATATAACTACGAAGCTGGAAAAGATGATTATATTTTAGAAGGCTTAGAAAGCTTGAACTTAAAATACTTTCCGAAGTATTACAAAACTCTGCTAAAAAGTAGCATAATCTTTGCTGAAGATGTAAATAAAGACCCTTCAACGTCTGAGCTTTCTGAGAATTACTGGAAACCATTCGGCGTACAGTCAACTGTGGATCTTATACTAAGATACAATAAAAAAGTAGTAGGTGTTTTATGCTTAGAATTTAAATACAAAAAAAGCTTTTCAAATGAGGATAGAACAAGGTTAAAGAGAATAAAAAATCTTTTGGAAAAAAGCTACGGGAAAACCCTAAGGTTGGAAAAGATTGGTTTTAAAAAACTTTTTGAACTAGTGTTAAATTCTCCAAATGTTTCTATAGTGCTAACAGACAAAAGCGGTATCATTAGGTTTGTGAACGAGACCTTTGAGAAGATCACCGGATTCAGTGCATTTGAAGCTATAAACAGAAAGGTATCTATTTTAAAATCTGGCCGCCATTCCAAAGAATTTTACAAAGAGCTTTGGGATACGATTTTGGCAGGAAAGGTTTGGAATGGGACTTTCATAAACAGGAAAAAGAATGGAAAGATTTATTATGAAAGAAAGACTATAATTCCTATAATTAAAAAAGGAGAAACACTAGGATTTTTATCCATAGGATATGAAGTAACGAAAGAAATCAAACTGCAAAAGATTAGATTCCTCTTTGGAGAGATGGTCAGAATAATAAGCACTTGTGAAGATGAGTATGAACTTCTCCAGAAAACGTGCGAGGCTATATACAAAACTGAAGATTACGAACTTGTGTGGATCGCAAAAAGACTAAACAGTTCCGTAGGTGTAGTTTATGCCTATGGAGTTGTGGAGTATTTAAAGGATTTGGAAATAAACCTTGAAGATCAAGGCTCTTCTCCAGACAATCCTATCAAAAGGGCCTTTTTAACAGGCAGGATATCGAAAATTAACAATCTTGATGAAATACCGCAAGCCAGTTGGAAAGATAAGGCAATCAGTTTTGGTTTTAAATCAGCAATCTCTATACCAATAAAGGTAGGAGATAGCGTTAAGTATGTAATTAACCTCTATTCTTCAGAGAAAGAAATCTTTACCGATGATGTGCTTAGGATTTTAGAAGAATTAGCTACAAACCTTGGAGTGGCCCTTGAGAAAATGGTTATGAAGAGAGATATGTTCAAGAAAGAATTTTACGACGGATTAACTGGCTTGCCAAATAGGAAGTTATTTTTGGAAAATATGAAATACAATATAGATTTAGCAAGGAGTTTTCAAAAAAAACTACTCTTGTTAGTCGTAGATATTTTCAATTTCAGCTTAATAAATGCAAACTATGGCGTTAATTTGGGAGATAGAATCCTATTGGCCTTTGTAGAAAAGCTTAAAAGCTTATGCCCGGAAGCTCATCTTATTGCAAGGACTGGTTCGGATGAATTTGCAATAGCCATATTTTTAGATAAAGACGTTAAAGATATTCTTCATAGAATAGAAGCTTTAAGAGAAGTGGATGTAAAAGTGGATGATCTAAAAGTTAAATTGTTCACTAACATAGGGGTTGCAGTCTATCCAAAGGATGCGGAAGATGGTAGATCTCTATTTGATAAAGCGATTGTGGCGCTAAAAAAGTGTAAGGAGCAGGGAAGGGGTTGTTATTGTATGTACGATGTTAGTCTGGAAACGGAGTTTAGAACAAGGTTAAGTTTTGAGGATGAAATTTCCTTAGCCTTGGAAAGGGGAGAGTTTTTACTTTATTACCAACCCATTGCAGATATCAAGAGTTTAAAACTATCTGGCGTTGAGGCGCTTATCCGTTGGTTTTCTCCAAAAAGAGGTTTTGTCTCTCCTGCCACCTTTATCCCTATAGCTGAATCCATGAACCTAATGAGAGATATAGATAAATTTGTTTTGAAGAGTGTGCAAAATTTTTTGCATAGGCTAAAGAATTCAGGCTATAGCATACCAAGTATCAGTATAAACCTAACTCCTTCCAATTTTGACCTTCTAGAAGAATTTTTTGAAGACAAGTTTTTTATAAGATGTATAAACATAGAAATAACGGAGAGGGAAGTGTTTGAAGTTCTTAAGTACGAAAAAGTGCTAAGTGACTTTTTGAAATTGGGTGGTAGCTTATCCATAGATGACTTTGGCACTGGTTATTCATCCCTCTCTTATCTTTCAGAGCTACCAGTTCGGTGCGTTAAGATTGACATTTCTTTTGTAAAGAAGATGCTTGAAGATGAAAAGGCCAAAAAAATTGTTGAAGCTATAATAGAAATTTCTAAGACCTTTGGTATAGAAAGCGTGGCAGAGGGCGTGGAGACAGAGGAACAGTATAATTTGCTTAAAAAACTCGGTTGTAACAAACTCCAAGGGTATTTCTACTCTCCACCTTTGAAGGAAGAAGAATTAGTTGAAAAATTTCTCAAGCCTAAAGCTTAA
- a CDS encoding metal ABC transporter ATP-binding protein — translation MQEVIRVENLRFRYKKEEPLIEDLSFSVYKGEFFCVVGPNGCGKTTLLKLLLGFLKPHSGKIYIFGEDLKSFNRWEKVGYVPQRFSVERFWTGTVEELFRKVAKKEKVGWIIAFLHLEGLLKKQFAKLSGGEQQKVLLALALTKNPDLLILDEPLTGLDIHAQEHIENTLREIAKDRTVVVVSHDIGFVLRNANRMLCLGMQEYKITYPEQFTKLIRELYGLH, via the coding sequence TTGCAGGAGGTAATAAGGGTAGAGAACTTAAGGTTTAGATACAAAAAGGAAGAGCCTCTTATAGAAGACCTCAGCTTTTCTGTTTACAAAGGGGAGTTCTTTTGCGTAGTGGGTCCAAACGGTTGTGGTAAGACCACCCTCCTTAAGCTCCTTTTGGGTTTCCTAAAGCCCCACAGTGGAAAGATCTACATCTTTGGAGAAGACCTCAAAAGCTTTAATCGTTGGGAGAAGGTAGGTTATGTGCCTCAGAGGTTTAGCGTGGAGAGGTTTTGGACTGGGACGGTGGAGGAGCTTTTTAGAAAGGTCGCAAAGAAGGAAAAGGTTGGTTGGATTATAGCTTTTTTGCACCTTGAGGGCCTGTTAAAGAAGCAGTTTGCTAAGCTTTCTGGTGGAGAACAGCAGAAGGTGCTTTTGGCTTTGGCTCTTACAAAAAACCCAGACCTTCTAATTTTGGATGAGCCTCTAACAGGTTTGGACATACACGCTCAGGAACACATAGAAAACACCCTCAGGGAGATTGCCAAGGATAGGACGGTGGTAGTGGTTTCTCACGATATTGGCTTTGTTTTGCGAAATGCCAACAGGATGCTCTGCCTTGGTATGCAAGAGTATAAAATAACCTATCCTGAGCAATTTACCAAGCTCATAAGGGAACTTTATGGACTTCATTGA
- the gcvPB gene encoding aminomethyl-transferring glycine dehydrogenase subunit GcvPB, translating to MALIFEFSKDNTKGYRLPKLDVQEVDISQYLDEYYREDLKFPEVSELEVIRHYTKLSQKNYAIDTTMVPLGSCTMKYNPRINEELANKEEFLSLHPFLPEDYAQGILRIMFELKEFLKELGGFADVSLQPAAGAHGEFLGLLMIAAYHRDKGNDHKTKILVPDSAHGTNPASASICGFEVITIKSDKNGQLDWEDFTRKLDDRVAGLMITNPNTLGIFEKRIKEIAQLLHQRDALLYMDGANFNAIVGMAKPGKWGVDVMHFNLHKTFSTPHGGGGPGSGPVGVSERLKPYIPVPQVEFDGKKYYLNWNIPKSVGKLLSFYGHVGVMIRALAYILSYGKEIDKIAKYAVLNARYLYHLLKDVLHDPYPNSPKMHEVVFSGLPLQKMGISVLDLAKALLDEGFYAPTIYFPLVVKEAIMIEPTETESPQTIEHFANTIKSILKESPETIKSKPEKTAVGRIKEAQANRNPIFKVSLA from the coding sequence ATGGCTTTGATCTTTGAGTTTTCAAAAGATAACACAAAGGGTTATAGACTGCCCAAACTGGACGTGCAAGAGGTAGATATTTCCCAATACTTAGATGAATACTACAGAGAGGATCTAAAATTTCCAGAGGTTTCTGAGCTCGAGGTAATTAGGCATTACACCAAACTCTCTCAAAAAAACTACGCCATAGACACAACTATGGTTCCCCTTGGCTCCTGCACTATGAAGTATAATCCAAGGATAAACGAGGAGCTGGCAAATAAAGAGGAATTTCTAAGCTTACATCCTTTTTTGCCTGAAGATTATGCGCAGGGAATACTGAGGATTATGTTTGAGCTTAAAGAATTTTTAAAAGAGTTGGGAGGATTTGCGGATGTGAGCCTTCAGCCTGCCGCAGGAGCCCACGGAGAGTTCTTGGGACTACTGATGATAGCAGCCTATCACAGAGACAAAGGAAACGATCATAAGACCAAAATACTTGTTCCAGATTCGGCCCACGGCACAAACCCAGCTTCCGCAAGCATATGTGGGTTTGAAGTAATAACAATAAAAAGTGATAAAAACGGACAGCTGGATTGGGAGGACTTTACGAGAAAACTTGATGACAGAGTAGCGGGGCTTATGATTACAAACCCAAACACCCTTGGCATTTTTGAAAAAAGGATCAAAGAGATAGCACAGCTTTTGCACCAAAGGGATGCCTTGCTTTACATGGACGGAGCTAACTTCAATGCTATAGTGGGTATGGCAAAGCCAGGTAAGTGGGGAGTAGATGTGATGCATTTTAACCTTCACAAAACTTTTTCCACACCCCACGGTGGTGGAGGTCCAGGCAGTGGGCCTGTAGGTGTGTCCGAAAGGCTTAAGCCTTATATACCGGTGCCTCAGGTTGAGTTTGACGGAAAGAAGTATTACCTAAATTGGAACATTCCAAAAAGTGTGGGCAAGCTTTTAAGCTTTTACGGGCACGTGGGTGTAATGATTAGAGCTTTGGCATACATCCTTTCTTACGGTAAAGAAATAGACAAAATTGCCAAATACGCAGTTCTAAACGCTAGGTATTTGTATCATCTACTAAAAGACGTTCTGCATGATCCTTATCCAAACTCACCTAAGATGCACGAAGTGGTCTTTTCTGGCTTGCCTTTGCAAAAAATGGGTATCAGCGTCCTTGATTTAGCTAAGGCTTTACTTGACGAAGGTTTCTATGCTCCAACCATATACTTCCCTCTTGTTGTCAAAGAAGCCATCATGATAGAGCCAACAGAAACAGAAAGCCCACAGACAATTGAACATTTTGCAAATACCATAAAGTCCATACTGAAAGAATCGCCGGAAACTATAAAGTCTAAGCCAGAAAAGACCGCAGTTGGAAGGATAAAAGAAGCCCAAGCAAACAGAAATCCTATTTTTAAAGTCTCATTGGCATAA
- the folK gene encoding 2-amino-4-hydroxy-6-hydroxymethyldihydropteridine diphosphokinase encodes MALCFLGLGSNVGDRLNYILKALDHIENYGKILKCSTVYESQPWGVKDQPSFLNSVVMVETNLRPVELLHRVKKSEILLGRKDRGRWGPREIDIDILLYEDHIIMLSFLKIPHPHLLERDFVLIPLLEIAPHLIHPLYKTPLSQYVNKIEISLKPFACLYGIDSKG; translated from the coding sequence TTGGCTTTGTGTTTTTTGGGCTTGGGAAGTAATGTAGGGGACCGCTTAAACTACATCCTAAAGGCCTTAGACCATATAGAAAATTACGGAAAAATTCTAAAGTGTTCCACGGTGTATGAGAGCCAGCCTTGGGGTGTTAAAGATCAGCCGAGCTTTCTAAACAGCGTGGTAATGGTAGAAACCAACCTAAGGCCCGTAGAACTGCTTCACCGGGTAAAGAAGTCGGAAATTCTTCTTGGAAGAAAGGACAGGGGTAGATGGGGACCTCGGGAAATAGACATAGACATCCTGCTTTACGAAGACCACATAATAATGCTTAGCTTTTTGAAAATTCCCCATCCCCATCTCTTAGAAAGGGATTTTGTTTTGATCCCCCTTTTGGAGATAGCTCCCCACCTTATACATCCCCTTTACAAAACACCGCTTTCGCAATATGTCAATAAAATTGAGATTTCTCTAAAGCCCTTTGCGTGTCTTTACGGTATAGATAGCAAAGGATAA
- the dnaN gene encoding DNA polymerase III subunit beta yields MQVFVDRIEFEEALSKAKSATERKSALPVLNNFKLTADEDRLYIYATDLENFLVFDLPARVEIKGETSVNANKIQSIVKNLSSAEVYMELVEDKLIVKGGRSQFKLVCADPFEFPEFPQVIVKDQIPSSILSRAISKVEYAVSKEETRYALQGMYVRNHDGRLHFVGSDGHRLALFMPEQTFEDELLLSRKSLKVLEKLLKDTIGAVSVGKDENFAHVKGENWTLSVRLLEGEYPDYLAVIPSDFRVIAVVDREDLEKSLKRLSAIASASAFPVKLSFTKDLLLLEISEPEFGEGKDEVDIDYSGEPIEIGFNGKYILEALDSFDSDRIYIKAFDADSPVIFESVDFNKDPYLCLIMPMRL; encoded by the coding sequence ATGCAAGTCTTTGTAGATAGAATAGAGTTTGAGGAGGCACTTTCAAAGGCAAAGTCCGCTACCGAAAGAAAATCTGCCCTTCCTGTGCTCAACAACTTCAAACTGACTGCGGACGAGGACAGACTCTATATTTACGCTACAGATTTGGAGAACTTTTTAGTATTTGACCTTCCCGCAAGGGTTGAGATCAAAGGAGAAACTTCTGTAAATGCAAACAAAATACAGTCTATAGTGAAGAATTTGTCCTCCGCAGAAGTTTATATGGAACTTGTGGAGGATAAGCTGATAGTAAAAGGCGGGAGAAGTCAATTTAAGTTGGTCTGTGCGGATCCTTTTGAATTTCCTGAATTTCCACAGGTGATCGTAAAAGACCAAATTCCAAGCTCTATTCTTTCAAGGGCTATATCAAAGGTGGAATATGCGGTATCAAAGGAAGAAACAAGGTATGCTTTGCAGGGAATGTATGTTCGCAATCATGACGGTAGGCTTCACTTTGTCGGTTCTGATGGACACCGTCTTGCCCTTTTTATGCCTGAGCAGACCTTTGAGGATGAGCTTTTGCTGTCACGTAAAAGCTTAAAAGTTTTGGAAAAACTGCTTAAAGACACAATAGGAGCGGTTTCTGTGGGCAAAGACGAAAACTTTGCCCACGTGAAGGGAGAAAATTGGACCCTTTCGGTTAGGCTTTTGGAGGGTGAATATCCCGATTATCTTGCGGTTATTCCCTCCGACTTTCGGGTTATTGCGGTAGTGGATAGGGAAGATTTAGAGAAGTCTCTAAAGCGACTTTCTGCCATTGCGTCCGCATCTGCCTTTCCTGTAAAACTTTCCTTTACAAAAGACTTGCTTTTACTTGAGATATCTGAGCCGGAGTTTGGTGAAGGAAAAGACGAGGTGGATATAGATTACAGCGGAGAGCCTATTGAAATAGGTTTTAACGGAAAGTATATCTTAGAAGCTTTGGATAGCTTTGATTCTGATAGAATTTACATAAAAGCCTTTGATGCGGATAGTCCGGTAATTTTTGAAAGCGTAGATTTTAACAAAGACCCCTATCTTTGTTTGATTATGCCAATGAGACTTTAA
- a CDS encoding NADP-dependent isocitrate dehydrogenase yields MERVYYWSGKAVIPQEGQFIKLKEDKSLEVPNNPIIPFIEGDGIGPEIAPAMIMVVNRAVEKAYGGSRAIYWVELLAGDKAEEKTGERMPQETLEVLKSAIVSIKGPLGTPVGKGGKSLNAILRQSMDFYSAIRPVYWLGQPSPIPNPERVNLAIFRENSDDVYMSIEFMPKDEKTQKVRKFFIEEMGVSEYALPEDCGITVKPMSEWKTKRHVRKALRYALQNNKRVVAVVGKGNIMKATEGAFMNWAFEVAKEPEFEGKVITEGEPKEGQVLMVKVITDQMLMQLVLKPEAYDVIITQNLNGDYISDLASALVGGPGFVPSGNIGDGYALFESTHGTAYDIAGKGIANPLSLTLSGAMMLEYLGWKEASELIYTAVKETIKDRLGTPDIANGFKKMGIDAKALSTEEFAKAIVERI; encoded by the coding sequence ATGGAAAGAGTTTATTATTGGTCTGGTAAGGCGGTTATACCCCAAGAGGGGCAGTTTATAAAGCTTAAAGAAGACAAAAGCTTGGAGGTCCCAAACAATCCTATCATCCCCTTCATAGAAGGAGATGGGATAGGTCCAGAAATTGCTCCGGCGATGATAATGGTTGTAAATAGGGCAGTTGAGAAGGCTTACGGTGGCTCAAGGGCTATATACTGGGTGGAACTTTTAGCTGGGGACAAGGCAGAGGAAAAAACCGGTGAAAGAATGCCCCAAGAAACCCTTGAGGTTTTAAAGTCCGCCATAGTGTCTATAAAAGGACCATTGGGAACACCCGTAGGAAAAGGAGGAAAGTCCTTAAACGCCATACTAAGGCAGTCTATGGACTTCTACTCCGCCATAAGACCCGTTTATTGGCTCGGACAACCTTCACCCATACCAAACCCAGAGAGGGTAAATTTAGCTATCTTTAGGGAAAACTCCGACGATGTTTATATGTCCATAGAATTCATGCCAAAGGATGAAAAAACTCAGAAGGTAAGGAAGTTTTTCATAGAAGAGATGGGGGTTTCTGAGTATGCACTGCCGGAAGACTGTGGAATAACTGTAAAGCCCATGAGCGAGTGGAAGACCAAAAGGCACGTAAGAAAAGCTCTAAGGTATGCACTGCAGAACAACAAAAGAGTGGTGGCGGTTGTAGGAAAAGGAAACATCATGAAGGCAACAGAAGGTGCATTTATGAACTGGGCCTTTGAGGTGGCAAAGGAGCCAGAGTTTGAAGGAAAAGTTATAACAGAAGGAGAGCCAAAGGAAGGACAGGTGCTTATGGTAAAGGTGATCACAGACCAGATGCTCATGCAGTTGGTTTTAAAGCCAGAGGCTTATGATGTGATAATCACTCAAAACCTAAACGGCGATTACATATCCGATTTGGCTTCTGCCTTGGTGGGAGGACCTGGTTTTGTGCCAAGCGGAAACATAGGAGATGGGTATGCGTTGTTTGAAAGCACCCACGGAACCGCTTATGACATAGCAGGAAAGGGCATAGCCAATCCCCTTTCTTTAACACTTTCGGGCGCTATGATGCTTGAATACTTAGGTTGGAAAGAAGCTTCTGAACTTATATACACCGCTGTGAAGGAAACTATAAAGGATAGGTTAGGAACCCCAGACATAGCCAATGGCTTTAAGAAAATGGGCATAGATGCCAAAGCTTTATCTACAGAAGAATTTGCAAAGGCTATAGTGGAAAGGATATGA
- a CDS encoding metal ABC transporter permease yields MDFIENLGLIYQGILAGIFIALSCSMVGVYLLMRRLSMLGAGISHSAFGGIALSFLFGVEPTIFTLIYTALVSFFIQFMMERKNLPSDTILSLFFSFGTALAVIILSLSGSLGQEIYSYLFGSILTVSEMELYLSFAIFILSLLIFKLKYDDLFLVLFNEEIARLRGINTSFLNYMFVLLAGINIVLSIKVAGLLLSASFVALPSMTALLIANSFFQTFLLSAMFAFLSVIFGIFVSLIYNIPPSGSIVMIMVLLFLLSFAIYTVKTRKGL; encoded by the coding sequence ATGGACTTCATTGAGAACCTCGGGCTTATCTATCAAGGCATCTTAGCAGGTATCTTTATAGCGCTATCTTGCTCTATGGTGGGAGTGTATCTTCTTATGAGAAGACTTTCTATGCTTGGCGCTGGTATATCCCATTCAGCTTTTGGTGGTATAGCACTGTCTTTTCTATTCGGAGTAGAACCCACTATCTTTACTCTGATTTACACCGCTCTGGTATCTTTTTTTATTCAGTTCATGATGGAGAGGAAAAATCTGCCCTCAGACACTATTTTGTCCCTCTTCTTTTCCTTTGGCACAGCCCTTGCGGTAATAATCCTCTCCTTAAGCGGTAGTTTGGGTCAGGAAATATACTCTTACCTTTTTGGAAGTATCCTAACAGTTTCAGAAATGGAGTTATACTTAAGCTTTGCGATTTTTATTCTATCTTTACTTATCTTTAAACTAAAGTACGATGACCTATTTTTGGTTCTGTTTAATGAGGAGATAGCAAGGTTAAGGGGTATAAACACCAGCTTTTTGAACTATATGTTTGTATTGTTAGCGGGTATAAACATAGTTCTTTCAATAAAGGTGGCTGGGCTTTTGCTTTCTGCATCTTTTGTAGCTCTTCCCTCTATGACCGCACTGCTGATAGCGAACTCCTTCTTTCAAACTTTTTTGCTTTCTGCTATGTTTGCATTCTTATCCGTAATCTTTGGTATTTTTGTTTCTCTGATCTACAACATACCTCCCAGTGGGTCCATAGTTATGATCATGGTTCTTCTTTTCCTATTATCCTTTGCTATCTATACCGTAAAGACACGCAAAGGGCTTTAG
- the era gene encoding GTPase Era, with amino-acid sequence MKVGYVAIVGKPNVGKSTLLNSLIGTKVSIVSPKPGTTRIRVLGVKNIPDKAQIIFLDTPGIYKPRDALGEAMIGIAGASLQDADVILFMIDAEDGWRDDDEMVFETYIKPYSKEKHTFLVINKVDRIGPLENLLPFVEDISKKHPEFKEIIPISALKGFNIDRLLKVIVDYLPEGEPLFPEEMTTDIPFRLLAAEIIREKVLLKVHQEIPQGVAVVVNEVSDGSHDPRVLVIKADIIVDRENYKPIIIGKDGQRLKSIGKMAREELEIITGRKVYLELFVRVKPDWRKRPELVKSFGYRIE; translated from the coding sequence ATGAAGGTTGGTTATGTTGCCATAGTCGGCAAGCCAAACGTAGGAAAATCCACACTTTTAAACAGTTTGATAGGTACTAAGGTATCCATAGTATCTCCAAAGCCGGGAACTACGAGGATAAGGGTTCTTGGCGTTAAGAATATACCCGATAAAGCCCAAATAATATTCTTGGATACTCCAGGTATATACAAGCCAAGGGATGCCTTAGGTGAGGCTATGATAGGCATAGCTGGAGCTTCTTTGCAGGATGCAGACGTAATACTGTTTATGATAGACGCAGAGGACGGTTGGAGAGATGATGATGAAATGGTTTTTGAAACCTACATAAAGCCCTATTCAAAGGAAAAGCACACTTTTTTGGTGATAAACAAGGTAGATAGGATAGGTCCTTTGGAAAATCTGTTACCTTTTGTGGAAGACATCTCCAAAAAGCATCCTGAGTTTAAAGAAATAATTCCCATAAGCGCCCTAAAGGGCTTTAACATAGACAGACTATTAAAGGTTATAGTTGATTACCTTCCAGAAGGGGAGCCCCTTTTCCCCGAAGAGATGACCACAGACATTCCCTTTAGACTTTTAGCAGCGGAGATCATAAGGGAAAAGGTTCTGCTGAAGGTTCATCAAGAAATACCACAGGGAGTGGCTGTGGTAGTAAATGAGGTCTCAGACGGAAGCCACGATCCAAGGGTGCTGGTTATAAAGGCAGACATAATAGTCGATAGAGAAAATTACAAACCTATAATCATAGGCAAAGACGGTCAGAGGCTAAAGTCCATAGGCAAGATGGCAAGGGAAGAGTTGGAAATTATAACCGGTAGGAAGGTCTATTTAGAATTATTCGTCAGAGTAAAGCCCGATTGGAGAAAAAGGCCAGAACTTGTAAAGAGCTTTGGATACAGGATAGAATGA